The following nucleotide sequence is from Labilithrix sp..
GAGCGGCGGCGGCGAACGGCGAGCACGGCGAGGGCGAGGCCTGCGAGCGGGGCGAACGAGCCGAAGCTGGGGCCGCCGACGGCGCCGACCGCGCAGTCGTCGCTCGCGCCCTGCGCCGCGGACGGCGCGCCGGCGTCGCGCGGGGCGCCCGCGTCGAACGGGGACTCGGGACCGAGGTCCGGATCTTCGATCGGCGGAGCGGGCGCCTTCGCGTCTGCGTCGGGGCCGGCGTCGCGCGGCGCGACCGGGCACGTGAACGAGGCGTCGGAGTTTTGCGGCGTCGGCGGCGAGATCACCTCGAAGTCCGCCGCGTTGTTGTTCGACTCCGTGCAGCCCTTGTTCTTCCGCGCGGCCGACTTCTTCGACGCGAGCGTGCCGCCCGGATCGTCGACGATACCCTTCACCGAGCTCGAGCCCTCTTGCTGCGAGGTCGCGCCCCAGCCGACGAGATCGAGGAACTTGGACGTGGCGCAGAGGTCGCCGCTACCTCCGCAGTTGAGCGGGGTGACGTTCGGCACGAGCGCGACCTTCCCGTCCTTCGCGCCGAGGTCGTAGTCGTCGACGACCTGATCGGGCGTGGGCAGGTCCTCGCCCGCGTTGCCGGAGCCCTTGAGCGAGACGAGGAAGTAGCCGTTCGCCGGGATCGTGCCGGTGAGGGCGACGACCTTCGTGAAGTTCGTCGTCGCGTTGGACGGCGCGTTGTCGATCTGGAGCGACAGGCCGTCGAGCGCGATCGGGCTCGCCGTGCGGTTGAAGAGCTCGACGAAGTCGTCCTTGAACGACGCGCCGGTGAGGCCGCCGCTCCCGTACGCCTCGCTGATCACGATCGCGCCCACCGGCGGGGGCCCCGCGTCGGCGTCCGCCATGGAACCGAAGAGCGTGGCGCTCCCCACGTCATCGGAGCCCGTCTGGGACATGCAGCCCGCGGTGAACAACATCGCGGAGCCGGTGAGGGATCCGAGGAGGACGGTGGCGGCGATAAGCTTGGACATGACGACGTTCCGATCGCGAAATCCGAGCGCGAGATGGCCTCGGATCGCCGGCACTATGGCCGAAATTCGAAGTAGTGCAAGGTGGGAGAGCGGAAAGCTACTCGGTCGAGACGAGCTTCACGCAGCTCGCGACCACCCCTTCCGCCGGCGTGCGGTCGGAGCAGAGCTGGACGAGCGGCCGGTCGGCGGTGCCCGACGCGAAGACGGTCGACGCGATGCCGCGGCGGAGGCGGTTCGGGATCGTGAAGCTCCGCACCGTCGTTCCGGCGCGCAGGGTCATCGTCGCCTCCTCCGGAACACCGGCCTGGATGCTCGCGAATCCCGGCGGCGGCGGAGCGGTGGGCGTCACCGCCGCGTAGGGCGGACCCGTGAACGCCGTGCCGTAGCGGATCCCCTGCAGCACGGTCTCCCCGTTGATCACGACGTCGAACGACGGGAGGGCGATGACTCCGTGAACGACGCGGAGGAGGGTCGCGCTGCCGGGCGGCGTGATCGTGTCGCTG
It contains:
- a CDS encoding lamin tail domain-containing protein, with amino-acid sequence MSKLIAATVLLGSLTGSAMLFTAGCMSQTGSDDVGSATLFGSMADADAGPPPVGAIVISEAYGSGGLTGASFKDDFVELFNRTASPIALDGLSLQIDNAPSNATTNFTKVVALTGTIPANGYFLVSLKGSGNAGEDLPTPDQVVDDYDLGAKDGKVALVPNVTPLNCGGSGDLCATSKFLDLVGWGATSQQEGSSSVKGIVDDPGGTLASKKSAARKNKGCTESNNNAADFEVISPPTPQNSDASFTCPVAPRDAGPDADAKAPAPPIEDPDLGPESPFDAGAPRDAGAPSAAQGASDDCAVGAVGGPSFGSFAPLAGLALAVLAVRRRRSRA